The Takifugu rubripes unplaced genomic scaffold, fTakRub1.2, whole genome shotgun sequence genome includes a window with the following:
- the LOC101065632 gene encoding G1/S-specific cyclin-E1-like isoform X1: protein MLPVICFLQGASSEELARPGHTRSHNPEEKAPDSTHIPPFFKNWNQSELQGADLEVCCGHTHVPPTRMREQREETQAQTVAAEAPKERPRKRKADVAIYLQDLDDDEVAEMTKKKQRDCELGWNPDPGYASPHRWIPTPDHEEDQPVALNAGFPHYNFSSIFTTPVRCAPLPALGWASKDVVWSNMLEKDKAYTRDVHMMEKHPHLQPKMRAILLDWLMEVSEVYKLHRETYHLAQDYFDRFMATQRNVFKSTLQLIGITCLFIAAKVEEMYPPKVHQFAYVTDEACTEDEILSMEIIIMMELKWSLSPQTPVSWLNVYMQVAYLKETDELLLPRYPQETFTQIAQLLDLCLLDVRCLEFSNGVLAASALFHFSSLELVEAVSALKRAELEECVRWMVPFAMALREVGGASLKSFPGIPEDDVHNIQTHASYMAWLDKAYSYQDVDLEQHGNHPVPSGILTPPLSSEKTDEPVRADALKIRPRMCPASPQQSQGDAARTDEA, encoded by the exons ATGCTTCCAGTCATCTGTTTCCTACAAGGCGCCAGCTCAGAGGAACTAGCCCGGCCtggacacacacgctcacacaacCCCGAAGAAAAGGCGCCCGATTCCACGCACATCCCGCCGTTCTTTAAAAACTGGAATCAGAGTGAACTTCAAGGAGCCGATCTTGAG GTTTGCTGCGGACACACGCACGTCCCACCGACTAGAATGCGGGAACAGCG AGAAGAGACACAAGCCCAGACTGTTGCTGCCGAAGCGCCCAAAGAGCgaccgaggaagaggaaggcagaTGTTGCTATT TATTTGCAAGACTTGGACGATGACGAGGTGGCAGAGATGACGAAGAAGAAGCAGCGCGACTGCGAG CTGGGCTGGAATCCTGATCCTGGGTATGCAAGTCCTCACAGGTGGATCCCCACACCGGATCACGAAGAAGACCAACCGGTTGCTCTGAACGCAGGATTTCCCCACTATAACTTTAGCAGCATATTTACAACGCCCGTGCGCTGTGCCCCGCTGCCCGCCCTGGG TTGGGCCAGCAAAGATGTGGTGTGGAGCAACATGTTGGAGAAAGATAAGGCCTACACCAGAGATGTCCACATGATGGAGAAACACCCTCATCTGCAGCCCAAGATGAGGGCGATCCTCCTGGACTGGCTGATGGAG GTGAGCGAAGTGTACAAGCTGCACAGGGAGACCTACCACCTGGCCCAGGACTACTTTGATCGCTTCATGGCCACCCAGAGGAACGTCTTCAAGTCAACGTTGCAGCTCATCGGCATCACCTGCCTCTTCATCGCTGCCAAAGTGGAG GAGATGTATCCACCAAAGGTCCACCAGTTTGCCTACGTTACAGATGAAGCTTGTACAGAGGATGAAATCCTCAGCATGGAGATCATCATCATGATG GAGCTGAAATGGAGCCTGAGTCCTCAGACTCCCGTCTCCTGGCTCAACGTTTACATGCAGGTGGCCTATCTGAAGGAGACGGACGAGCTGCTTCTGCCCAGATACCCCCAGGAGACCTTCACGCAGATCGCACAG CTGCTGGACTTGTGCCTGCTGGACGTGCGCTGCCTGGAGTTTTCCAACGGCGTCCTCGCGGCTTCGGCCTTGTTCCACTTCTCGTCCCTGGAGCTGGTGGAAGCCGTCTCTG CGCTGAAGcgggcggagctggaggagtgcGTGAGGTGGATGGTTCCTTTTGCCATGGCGCTACGGGAGGTCGGCGGCGCCTCCTTGAAAAGCTTCCCGGGAATCCCTGAAGATGACGTGCACAACATCCAGACCCACGCTTCCTACATGGCCTGGCTG GACAAGGCCTACTCTTACCAGGACGTGGACTTGGAGCAGCACGGCAACCACCCCGTCCCTTCAGGCATCCTCACGCCGCCGCTCAGCAGCGAAAAGACTGACGAGCCGGTCCGGGCGGACGCGTTAAAGATCCGACCGCGGATGTGTCCGGCGTCCCCGCAACAGTCTCAGGGGGACGCGGCGCGGACGGATGAAGCCTGA
- the LOC101065632 gene encoding G1/S-specific cyclin-E1-like isoform X2: MREQREETQAQTVAAEAPKERPRKRKADVAIYLQDLDDDEVAEMTKKKQRDCELGWNPDPGYASPHRWIPTPDHEEDQPVALNAGFPHYNFSSIFTTPVRCAPLPALGWASKDVVWSNMLEKDKAYTRDVHMMEKHPHLQPKMRAILLDWLMEVSEVYKLHRETYHLAQDYFDRFMATQRNVFKSTLQLIGITCLFIAAKVEEMYPPKVHQFAYVTDEACTEDEILSMEIIIMMELKWSLSPQTPVSWLNVYMQVAYLKETDELLLPRYPQETFTQIAQLLDLCLLDVRCLEFSNGVLAASALFHFSSLELVEAVSALKRAELEECVRWMVPFAMALREVGGASLKSFPGIPEDDVHNIQTHASYMAWLDKAYSYQDVDLEQHGNHPVPSGILTPPLSSEKTDEPVRADALKIRPRMCPASPQQSQGDAARTDEA, encoded by the exons ATGCGGGAACAGCG AGAAGAGACACAAGCCCAGACTGTTGCTGCCGAAGCGCCCAAAGAGCgaccgaggaagaggaaggcagaTGTTGCTATT TATTTGCAAGACTTGGACGATGACGAGGTGGCAGAGATGACGAAGAAGAAGCAGCGCGACTGCGAG CTGGGCTGGAATCCTGATCCTGGGTATGCAAGTCCTCACAGGTGGATCCCCACACCGGATCACGAAGAAGACCAACCGGTTGCTCTGAACGCAGGATTTCCCCACTATAACTTTAGCAGCATATTTACAACGCCCGTGCGCTGTGCCCCGCTGCCCGCCCTGGG TTGGGCCAGCAAAGATGTGGTGTGGAGCAACATGTTGGAGAAAGATAAGGCCTACACCAGAGATGTCCACATGATGGAGAAACACCCTCATCTGCAGCCCAAGATGAGGGCGATCCTCCTGGACTGGCTGATGGAG GTGAGCGAAGTGTACAAGCTGCACAGGGAGACCTACCACCTGGCCCAGGACTACTTTGATCGCTTCATGGCCACCCAGAGGAACGTCTTCAAGTCAACGTTGCAGCTCATCGGCATCACCTGCCTCTTCATCGCTGCCAAAGTGGAG GAGATGTATCCACCAAAGGTCCACCAGTTTGCCTACGTTACAGATGAAGCTTGTACAGAGGATGAAATCCTCAGCATGGAGATCATCATCATGATG GAGCTGAAATGGAGCCTGAGTCCTCAGACTCCCGTCTCCTGGCTCAACGTTTACATGCAGGTGGCCTATCTGAAGGAGACGGACGAGCTGCTTCTGCCCAGATACCCCCAGGAGACCTTCACGCAGATCGCACAG CTGCTGGACTTGTGCCTGCTGGACGTGCGCTGCCTGGAGTTTTCCAACGGCGTCCTCGCGGCTTCGGCCTTGTTCCACTTCTCGTCCCTGGAGCTGGTGGAAGCCGTCTCTG CGCTGAAGcgggcggagctggaggagtgcGTGAGGTGGATGGTTCCTTTTGCCATGGCGCTACGGGAGGTCGGCGGCGCCTCCTTGAAAAGCTTCCCGGGAATCCCTGAAGATGACGTGCACAACATCCAGACCCACGCTTCCTACATGGCCTGGCTG GACAAGGCCTACTCTTACCAGGACGTGGACTTGGAGCAGCACGGCAACCACCCCGTCCCTTCAGGCATCCTCACGCCGCCGCTCAGCAGCGAAAAGACTGACGAGCCGGTCCGGGCGGACGCGTTAAAGATCCGACCGCGGATGTGTCCGGCGTCCCCGCAACAGTCTCAGGGGGACGCGGCGCGGACGGATGAAGCCTGA